Sequence from the Mycobacterium florentinum genome:
TGAAGGTGTCTTCGCCCGCGGCATGGGCGGCGTCGGCCTGCTGAACCAGGTGGTCGCGGCTGACGACGCTGTCTTGATGATCGCCGAGCAACGTCTGGATCGCCTTGGCCTGCTTGGAGACGTCGTCCGCGCCGGTCGCCGCCGCGGTATAGCGAAGTCGCTTGGCGCGCTTACGAATTACGTGCAGCGCCTCGTCGCGGTCGTGCTCTTCGTCGTCATGATGGTCCTCGTCGGCGGCAGGCCCGACGTGCTCCTCGTGGGCCTCTTGGGCGGCCTGGTCCGCTTCGGCGGCGGCCTTGGCGGCCTTGCGCACTTTCTTATAGGCGGCATCGATGGTGACCGGTGCCGGCTGCTCGCCGGTCGCGGTGACCCGGCTTTCGGCCACGATCGAATCGAGCGCGTCGAGCAGCCGGAAGTAGCGCTGCGACCGCATCGCGATCAACGAACGCCGCAACCCGGACTGGTAGCGGCGTTTGGCGCCCTCGACCAGGCGTTCGCGCACCGGTCCACGCACCAGCTCCGGTGCCAGCCGGTCCAGCTCTTGCTCGTAGCGCTGCGCGAGCACCTCGGCGTCGCGCGCCACGCCCAAGACACCGGCGAGCTCACGCAGTTCGTCGAGGACCCAGGCATGGGTGTCGTCGGACAACCCCGCCTGGGCGTCCTTCAGCAGGCTGCGGATCTTGCGGGTGGTGACCCGCATCTGGTGTACGGAGTCGTAGACGTCGGCGCGCACGGCGCGATCCCATACCAAGAGTTCGTCGATTTGCTCGGCGATCGCCCGCCGCACGGGGTCTTCGGGTGGCTTGGTCCCGTTCGTCGACGCCGTCGTCCCGAGCACCCTCGCCAGCTTGGATGCGTGGTTCGCGGGTTCGCCGCCGGCATCCAGCAGCCGGTTGCTCAGCCGGCCGAGCACCTCGGTGTCCGACGCGCCGCGGGATTCGTCGAGCTCGAGTTCCCATTCGCGCCACTCCTGCACGACCGGTTCCGCGTCGGGGCTATCGGTCGCATTGGTCGACCACGCGCGGACATGGTCGTTGCTGAACTCCGCGAAAGGCGCGCCCTCGATGCCGTACAGCACCTGGCTTTCGCGTTGGGTCGTGATCCGGGCGACGGGTTTGAGCGGCCGGTCGCGCACAATCGCCAGCACCACGTCCAGCAACTGGCCGGGGACGGTGTCGTCGTCCGCGGAGCCCAGCGGCGTGCGGATCTCGGTGCGGGCGTCGGGTCCGGCCGGCAACTTGAGGTGCCAGCCCGCGTCGTGGCCACCGGTGCGGCGCCGCAGCGTGACCTTGTTGCGGGCGAGGTCTTGCGTCTGCGTGTCGAAGTACACCGCGTCCAGCGATTGCGTCGGCAACTTCTCCACCCGGGCCACCGTCGCGATGCCTTCGAACGACGGTGTGACCGTCGAATCGGGGACGTCGAACTTGCGCTCGACCTCCAGATGGCGCGAGGGTTCTGGCATTTTTTCGGCTCCGTTGGGGGGCGCGCCGACGCGGTATTACACGGTCATCGACGCTCGTAAATGGTTACCCATAGGGTGCCACACCGCACCTGCTCCGCTCTCAGCGATCATTGCCGCGGCGTGTCCACCGCCGCTGGCCTGGGCGGACGGATTGAGCCACCGACTACGGGGGCGGGGGAGGCGGCGGCGTGGTGTCCTCCGGCATCGGCGCGTAATCCGCCGGCGGCGGCACATAGCGCTGGATGGCGTCGGCGACATTGGCGCAACCGCTGACCGACACGCGTCGGCCGGCGCCGACACAGATACTGGCTTCCACCCGTCCGGCGGATCCCGTCGCGAAAATGATTCCGGGAATTGAGGTCATCCCCAGCACTGCCAGCAGTGCCCCGATCCAGCGCCGCCGATTCATCTCGCAAGCATATCGACCCCGGCGGCTACCGCGGCGGAGTTTTGCGTGTTTGCCAGATAAATGAATTTGGTCCATGGGATCGCCGCAGCCGCTTATGGTTTTGCGTGCCGGTACGTTTCGCATACCTGAGGGAGGAGCTACCGATGGTGTATTTCGCACTCGCCACGTCGCGCGCGGTCGGCGGCGCAATTGCCGCCGGGGCCATCAGCGGCGCAATGCTTTTCGCTGCCGTGGGCTCGGCTCAAGCGGACCCTGAGCCGCCGCCGCCACCGAACTGCACGGCGGCCGATCTCGCCCAGGTTTCGTCGGGGGTCGCGGCGGCGACGTCGGTGTATCTGTTCAGCCATCCCGACGTCAACGCGTACTTCACCAGCCTAAAAGGCCAGCCGCGCAGCGAGATTGGCGATCAGATCAAGCAGTACATGGACGCCAACCCGCAGGCGCATGCCGACCTGGAAGCAATTCGCCAGCCGCTGACCGATTTCAAGGCTCGCTGCGGAATGCAGTAGCTCAGAAGCAGTGTTCGTCGGCGGGGAAAACGCCGCCGGCCACTTCCTGCGCGTATTGGGTAGCGGCCCGGCGTAATTCGTCGCCGACGTTCGCGAATCGCTTGACGAATCGCGCCGACTTGCCGCTGCTCATACCCGCCATGTCCTGCCAGACCAGCACCTGCGCGTCGCAGTTCGGGCCGGCGCCGATCCCGACGGTCGGGATGGTCAGCTTGCCGGTGATCTGGGTGGCCAGCTCGGCGGGCACCATCTCCATGACGACGGAGAACGCGCCGGCTTCGGCGACGGCGATCGCGTCGTGCACCGTCTGCTCCGCCGCGTCGCCGCGGCCCTGCACCCTGAAGCCGCCCAGGCTGTTGACGCTTTGCGGAGTGAAGCCGATGTGGGCCATCACCGGGATGCCCGCCGCGCTCAGGCAGGCGATCTGCTCGGCCACCCGCTCACCGCCCTCGAGCTTGACCGCGTGCGCGCCGCCTTCCTTCATGAACCGGGTGGCGGCGGCCAGCGCGGCGCTGGGCCCGGCCTCGTAGCTGCCGAACGGCAGGTCGGCGACCACGAGGGCATGTGGCGCACCACGCACGACGCCACGAACCAGCGGGATCAGCTCATCGATGGAGACCGGCACCGTGGTGTCGTAGCCATACACGACGTTGGCCGCCGAGTCGCCGACCAGCAGCACCGGAATGCCGGCCTCGTCGAATACGCGGGCGGTCGAATAGTCGTAGGCCGTGAGCATGGCCCACTTGTGGCCTTCGGCCTTCATTTTCTGGAGATGATGCGTACGGATTTTGGTCCGGGGCGTTTGCGACGCCGCGTTTGAACCGTAGACGTTCTGCTCAGACATCATTGTCCCTAAATGGTGGTCGGGTCGATCCTCGTGGCCGTTGAAGGTCCCCGGGTTCGTCTGACTTTCGCCATTCTGCCATCTCTGCTGCGCAGTTGGAACGTCGCAGGGGTGTGAGACGTGCCATTGTGCGCATCGGTCAACACCGAATAACTACTGGTAGCCGACCGGCGGTGGCCGCTCACGAAAGTCTCAGGTTGTCTCTGGCAGCATGTGTTGGCATGAGTCTGACTCGCCGCGACAGGTTCGCGCGCATGCTTCTGGTCTCGACAGCGATCGCTGCCGTGGCAATCGTTCTGGGGGGCTGCGTGCGCGTCGTCGCCGGGCACCCACTCATGGCGTCGCCGAGACTGGGTCAGCCGGTGGAGTGGACGCAGTGTCGGGTCACCAGGGGATCGGTGAAGCTTCCCGCCGGCGCCATGTGCGGCCACCTCGCCGTGCCCGTCGACTACGACCACCCCGACGGCGACATCGCTTCGCTGGCGATGATTCGTTTCCCCGCGACCGGCGACAAGCTCGGCTCGCTGGTGATCAACCCTGGTGGGCCAGGCGAATCCGGCATCGAAGCCGCGCTCGGCGTCGTTCAGACATTGCCCAAGCGGGTCCGCGAGCGGTTCGACCTGGTCGGTTTCGACCCGCGTGGTGTCGGGTCGTCGCGCCCGGCGATCTGGTGTAACTCCGACGCCGACAACGACCGGCTGCGCACCGAGCCGAACGTCGACTACAGTCCGGCCGGCGTCGCTCACATGGAGGACGAGACCAAGCAGTTCATCGGCCGCTGCGTCGACAAGATGGGCAAGGATTTTCTGGCCAATGTCGGGACGGTCAACGTCGCCAAGGATCTGGATGCCATTCGCGCGGCGCTCGGCGACGACAAACTGACCTACCTGGGCTACTCCTATGGCACCCGGATCGGGGCGGCCTACGCCGAGGCCTTCCCGCACAACGTGCGGGCGATGATCCTCGACGGCGCCGTCGACCCCAACGCCGACCCGATCGAAGCAGACCTGCGTCAGGCCAAGGGATTCCAGGACGCGTTCAACGACTACGCCACCGACTGCGCCAAGCAGTCGAACTGCCCGCTGGGCACCGACCCGTCCAAGGCCGTCGAGGTTTACCACAGCCTGATCGATCCGATGGTCGACCCGAACAACCAAATGGTCGGCAGGCCGATACCGACCAAGGACCAGCGCGGATTGAGCTACAGCGACGCCGTCGTCGGCACCATCATGGCGCTGTACTCGCCGACGCTGTGGCATCACCTCACCGACGGCCTGAGGGAACTGACCGACAACCACGGCGACACCCTGCTGGCCCTGGCGGATATGTATATGCGTCGCGACCCGCACGGCCACTACACCAACGCCACCGACGCGCGGGTTGCGATCAACTGCGTCGATCAGCCGCCAGTTACCGACCGCGCCAAGGTAATTGACGAAGATCGCCGCTCTCGCGAGATCGCTCCGTTCATGAGCTACGGCAAGTTCACCGGTGACGCGCCGCTGGGCACCTGTGCGTTCTGGCCGGTGCCGCCCACCAGCAAGCCGCATGCCGTCTCGGCGCCGGGCCTGGCCCCGACCGTCGTGGTGTCGACCACGCACGATCCGGCGACGCCGTACAAGGCCGGCGTCGATCTGGCGGGTCAGCTGCACGGCTCGCTGCTCACCTTCGACGGCACCCAGCACACAGTCGTGTTCCAGGGCGACAGCTGCATCGACGACTACGTGACCGCGTACCTGATCGGTGGCACCACGCCGCCGAGCGGCGCGAAGTGCTAACCGAGCCGAACGCTGATTCGCGGCGGTGCCGCGCCGAGCCCGAGACCAAGGCGTGACCGATTCGCGCCGTCACAGGTATCGGAGGCTGCGACGATTGACAGCCATGTCGCGCCTGAGATTGTTGAGCTCGGCGCTGCTGTCGTTAGGCCTGCTGGTTGCGCTGCAACCGGCACTGCCCATGGCTGGTGCAACCCCGGAACCCGGTGAGGGTCAAACCCCGAATCCGGGGCCGCCGGCCGTGGCGTCGCCGACCTGGGGCAGTTGCAGCCAAGTTCTCACCGACAGCAGCGACGTCCCCACCGCACAATGCACCACCGTGTCGGTCCCGGTCGACTACAACAATCCCACTGGGGCACAAGCGAAGTTGGCGGTGATCAAGGTGCCGGCCACCGGCCAGCGGATCGGGTCGCTGTTGATCAATCCGGGCGGGCCCGGAGGGTCGGCCGTCGACATGGTGGCCGGGATGGCGCCGGATCTGCAGAACACCGACATCACCCGCCACTTCGATCTGGTCGGGTTCGACCCGCGCGGCGTGGGCCACTCCACCCCGTCGCTGCGCTGCCGCACCGATGCCGAGTTCGACGCATACCGGACCGAACCGATGGTCGATTACAGCCAGGCGGGTGTGACGCATATCGAGCAGATCTACCGGCAGTTGGCGCAGGAATGTGTGAGCCGGATGGGCAAAGACTTCTTGGCCAACGCCGGTACCGCGTCCGTGGCGCGCGATATGGACATGGTGCGTCAGGCGCTGGGCGAGGAGCAGATCAACTACCTCGGCTATAGCTACGGCACCGAGCTGGGCACCGCGTATCTGGAACACTTCGCCGACCACGTGCGGGCGATGGTGCTCGACGGCGCCATCGACCCGACCGTGGACCCGGTTCAGGAAAACATCAGCCAGACGGCGGGATTCCAAACCGCGTTCAACGACTATGCCGCGGACTGCGCGCACTCGCCGGCGTGCCCGCTGGGCACCGATCCGGCCCAGTTCGTCAACCGCTACCACGCACTGATCGACCCGCTCGTCGCCAAGCCGGGCCGCACCTCGGACCCGCGCGGCCTGAGCTACGCCGACGCGACCACCGGCACGATCAATGCGCTCTACACCCCACAGCATTGGAAGTACCTGACCAGCGGCCTGCTCGGGTTGCAGCGCGGCACCGACGCGGGCGACCTGCTGCTGCTCGCCGACGACTACCAGGGCCGCAACAAGCAGGGGCACTACGACAACGACCAGGACGCGTTCAACGCCGTCCGGTGTGTCGACGCGCCGGCGCCGACGGACCCGACGACCTGGATATCGGCCGATCAACGGATCCGCCAGGCCGCGCCGTTCCTGAGCTACGGGCAGTTCACCGGCAACGCGCCCCGCGATCTGTGCGCGTTGTGGCCGGTGCCGGCGACGTCCGCGCCGCACACCACTGCGCCGGTCGCGCTGGGGAAGGTCGTCGTGGTCTCGACGACGCACGACCCGGCCACCCCGTACCAGGCGGGCGTGAGCCTGG
This genomic interval carries:
- a CDS encoding CYTH and CHAD domain-containing protein; the encoded protein is MPEPSRHLEVERKFDVPDSTVTPSFEGIATVARVEKLPTQSLDAVYFDTQTQDLARNKVTLRRRTGGHDAGWHLKLPAGPDARTEIRTPLGSADDDTVPGQLLDVVLAIVRDRPLKPVARITTQRESQVLYGIEGAPFAEFSNDHVRAWSTNATDSPDAEPVVQEWREWELELDESRGASDTEVLGRLSNRLLDAGGEPANHASKLARVLGTTASTNGTKPPEDPVRRAIAEQIDELLVWDRAVRADVYDSVHQMRVTTRKIRSLLKDAQAGLSDDTHAWVLDELRELAGVLGVARDAEVLAQRYEQELDRLAPELVRGPVRERLVEGAKRRYQSGLRRSLIAMRSQRYFRLLDALDSIVAESRVTATGEQPAPVTIDAAYKKVRKAAKAAAEADQAAQEAHEEHVGPAADEDHHDDEEHDRDEALHVIRKRAKRLRYTAAATGADDVSKQAKAIQTLLGDHQDSVVSRDHLVQQADAAHAAGEDTFTYGLLYQQESDLAESCRQQLDEALSKLDKSVKKTR
- a CDS encoding alpha/beta hydrolase, with protein sequence MSLTRRDRFARMLLVSTAIAAVAIVLGGCVRVVAGHPLMASPRLGQPVEWTQCRVTRGSVKLPAGAMCGHLAVPVDYDHPDGDIASLAMIRFPATGDKLGSLVINPGGPGESGIEAALGVVQTLPKRVRERFDLVGFDPRGVGSSRPAIWCNSDADNDRLRTEPNVDYSPAGVAHMEDETKQFIGRCVDKMGKDFLANVGTVNVAKDLDAIRAALGDDKLTYLGYSYGTRIGAAYAEAFPHNVRAMILDGAVDPNADPIEADLRQAKGFQDAFNDYATDCAKQSNCPLGTDPSKAVEVYHSLIDPMVDPNNQMVGRPIPTKDQRGLSYSDAVVGTIMALYSPTLWHHLTDGLRELTDNHGDTLLALADMYMRRDPHGHYTNATDARVAINCVDQPPVTDRAKVIDEDRRSREIAPFMSYGKFTGDAPLGTCAFWPVPPTSKPHAVSAPGLAPTVVVSTTHDPATPYKAGVDLAGQLHGSLLTFDGTQHTVVFQGDSCIDDYVTAYLIGGTTPPSGAKC
- a CDS encoding alpha/beta hydrolase; translated protein: MTAMSRLRLLSSALLSLGLLVALQPALPMAGATPEPGEGQTPNPGPPAVASPTWGSCSQVLTDSSDVPTAQCTTVSVPVDYNNPTGAQAKLAVIKVPATGQRIGSLLINPGGPGGSAVDMVAGMAPDLQNTDITRHFDLVGFDPRGVGHSTPSLRCRTDAEFDAYRTEPMVDYSQAGVTHIEQIYRQLAQECVSRMGKDFLANAGTASVARDMDMVRQALGEEQINYLGYSYGTELGTAYLEHFADHVRAMVLDGAIDPTVDPVQENISQTAGFQTAFNDYAADCAHSPACPLGTDPAQFVNRYHALIDPLVAKPGRTSDPRGLSYADATTGTINALYTPQHWKYLTSGLLGLQRGTDAGDLLLLADDYQGRNKQGHYDNDQDAFNAVRCVDAPAPTDPTTWISADQRIRQAAPFLSYGQFTGNAPRDLCALWPVPATSAPHTTAPVALGKVVVVSTTHDPATPYQAGVSLARQLSAPLITFDGTQHTATFGGNQCVDSAIVRYFVTDTPPPALHCQP
- a CDS encoding heme-binding protein, encoding MVYFALATSRAVGGAIAAGAISGAMLFAAVGSAQADPEPPPPPNCTAADLAQVSSGVAAATSVYLFSHPDVNAYFTSLKGQPRSEIGDQIKQYMDANPQAHADLEAIRQPLTDFKARCGMQ
- the panB gene encoding 3-methyl-2-oxobutanoate hydroxymethyltransferase, which codes for MSEQNVYGSNAASQTPRTKIRTHHLQKMKAEGHKWAMLTAYDYSTARVFDEAGIPVLLVGDSAANVVYGYDTTVPVSIDELIPLVRGVVRGAPHALVVADLPFGSYEAGPSAALAAATRFMKEGGAHAVKLEGGERVAEQIACLSAAGIPVMAHIGFTPQSVNSLGGFRVQGRGDAAEQTVHDAIAVAEAGAFSVVMEMVPAELATQITGKLTIPTVGIGAGPNCDAQVLVWQDMAGMSSGKSARFVKRFANVGDELRRAATQYAQEVAGGVFPADEHCF